A window of Chloroflexota bacterium genomic DNA:
CTGGGAGTTCTTTCGCGGCCAGGAGGCCGATCCCTACCGTCTCGGGACCGAGGAGGAACTCCAGGCCGAGCGCTACACCTACAATCCCGACAACGTGCCATTCGGGCTGCGCCAGTGGCTGTGGAACGTGAAGGACCGCCACACGGAAGAGGACTTTACTTTCGCCAAGTGCATGCGCCGGGCCATTCAATTCATCGAGGACAGCCGCGACCAGCACCCGTTCTTTCTCTGGGTCGACTCGTTTGAAGCCCACGAGCCGTGGCATCCGCCGTTCAGCTATGCCGACGCCTACATGGATGCGCCCTGGCAGGGCATCGAACCCATTCAGCCGCGCGGCGAGCCGCTGTCCGCGGCGGAAGAGGAGCGCGTCAAGGCGCTCTACTACGGCTCGATCACATTCATCGACAAGTGGATGGGTGTGCTCCTCAACCACCTGGCAGACAGCGGTTTGCTGGACGAGACCATCATCGTCTTTACCTCCGACCACGGCACGCAGATGAACGAGCATGGCGAATTCGGCAAGAGCCAGCGCCACATGAACGCCTACAACACCCGCGTGAACATGCTCGTGCGCCATCCGGAAGGGCCGCGTGACTCCGTAGTCACGCCCTTTGTACAGCACATCGACGTGGCGCCTACGGTCCTGAACTGGCTCGGCGTGCCCCACAACCGTCTGGACGGCGCGGACATGTGGCCGCTCGCCACCGGCAAGCGGGACGAACTGCGCGATTGGTCGCTCACCGTCTGGAGCTACGAGGCGAGCGTGCGTGACCACACCTGGAACGCGGTGGTGAACATCCAGGAATCCGATCCGCAGTGGAAGCTCTACCGCATCGATGATGACCGCGATAGCTTTGACGACGTGGCCGCCCAACATCCGGATGTGGTCGCCCGGCAACGCGCCCGCCTGGAAGGTTACTTAGGCGAACCCCTGCCGGCCCGC
This region includes:
- a CDS encoding sulfatase, encoding MNCIVICLDTFRADCIRHLGAENMQTPTLDAMARDGVWFENAFAEALPTVPARRSLFTGIRGFPWRWTIDTTGSSPGAPGMPGWHGVPPHQQTLAERLSRAGYATGLVADTYHLFKPTMNFTRGFMNWEFFRGQEADPYRLGTEEELQAERYTYNPDNVPFGLRQWLWNVKDRHTEEDFTFAKCMRRAIQFIEDSRDQHPFFLWVDSFEAHEPWHPPFSYADAYMDAPWQGIEPIQPRGEPLSAAEEERVKALYYGSITFIDKWMGVLLNHLADSGLLDETIIVFTSDHGTQMNEHGEFGKSQRHMNAYNTRVNMLVRHPEGPRDSVVTPFVQHIDVAPTVLNWLGVPHNRLDGADMWPLATGKRDELRDWSLTVWSYEASVRDHTWNAVVNIQESDPQWKLYRIDDDRDSFDDVAAQHPDVVARQRARLEGYLGEPLPARLPGQHPGSPYPLMDFNAARARKE